A genomic segment from Alteribacillus bidgolensis encodes:
- the sigK gene encoding RNA polymerase sporulation sigma factor SigK, whose product MSGILTAAIYLIKELALFVSYVKNNAFPQPLSKEEEKKHLERMQQGDQASRNLLIEHNLRLVAHIVKKFENTREDTEDLISIGTIGLIKGIESYSPEKGTKLATYAARCVENEILMHLRALKKVKKDISLYDPIGSDKEGNEISLLDVLQEDGPDIADLIQLKMEKKQVYGFMNVLDEREKEVIIYRFGLEKEKEKTQREIAKELGISRSYVSRIEKRALLKLFQEFYKQQKQGLTDGNHLSFRNFNN is encoded by the coding sequence GTGTCAGGCATATTGACTGCCGCCATTTATTTGATTAAAGAGCTCGCTCTTTTTGTCTCCTACGTAAAAAATAATGCTTTTCCGCAGCCTTTGTCTAAAGAAGAAGAAAAAAAACATCTTGAACGAATGCAGCAAGGTGATCAAGCCTCAAGAAATTTATTAATTGAACATAATTTGAGATTAGTCGCACACATTGTAAAAAAATTTGAAAACACTCGTGAGGATACGGAAGATTTAATATCTATTGGAACCATAGGATTAATTAAAGGAATTGAGAGTTACTCTCCTGAAAAAGGAACCAAACTTGCAACATATGCAGCAAGGTGCGTTGAAAACGAGATACTTATGCATCTAAGAGCATTAAAGAAAGTGAAGAAGGATATATCACTGTATGATCCGATTGGAAGCGATAAAGAAGGAAATGAAATCTCCTTGTTGGATGTTCTTCAAGAGGATGGCCCGGATATAGCTGACCTTATTCAGCTGAAAATGGAAAAAAAGCAAGTATATGGTTTTATGAATGTATTAGATGAACGTGAAAAAGAAGTTATTATATACCGATTTGGGCTAGAGAAAGAAAAAGAAAAAACGCAGCGGGAAATAGCAAAAGAGCTCGGTATCTCTCGAAGCTATGTTTCTAGAATTGAGAAAAGAGCACTTCTTAAGTTATTTCAAGAGTTTTATAAACAGCAGAAACAAGGTTTAACCGATGGCAACCACCTTTCATTTAGAAACTTTAATAATTAG
- a CDS encoding HU family DNA-binding protein codes for MNKTDLINAVAEQADISKKDASKAVDAVFDSITDTLKKGDKIQLVGFGSFEVRERAARKGRNPQTGEEIKIPATKNPAFRPGKQLKDAVN; via the coding sequence ATGAACAAGACAGATTTAATTAACGCTGTAGCAGAACAAGCAGACATTTCAAAAAAAGATGCTTCAAAAGCAGTTGATGCTGTATTCGACAGCATTACCGACACTTTGAAAAAAGGTGACAAAATTCAACTTGTTGGCTTTGGAAGTTTTGAAGTTCGTGAGCGTGCAGCTCGTAAAGGGCGCAATCCGCAAACAGGAGAAGAAATTAAAATTCCTGCAACAAAAAATCCTGCCTTCCGTCCAGGAAAACAGCTTAAGGATGCTGTAAACTAA
- the mnhG gene encoding monovalent cation/H(+) antiporter subunit G, translating into MSVNEISGLIIGIIVFLGSVLSLISAIGLVRLPDIYTRSHAATKSATLSVLCILFGLFLFFTVIKDYVSARILLGIVFVFITAPVGGHLISRAAYHSGVSLWESSIHDELNGKKDKQHTSS; encoded by the coding sequence TTGAGCGTAAACGAGATTAGCGGCTTGATTATTGGCATTATCGTATTTTTAGGTTCAGTATTAAGCTTGATTAGTGCGATCGGCTTAGTGCGTCTCCCTGACATTTATACTAGATCACACGCTGCTACAAAATCTGCAACATTAAGTGTGTTATGTATCTTATTTGGTTTATTTCTTTTTTTCACAGTAATAAAAGATTACGTTAGCGCTCGTATTTTGCTTGGTATCGTATTTGTCTTTATTACCGCCCCTGTGGGAGGTCATTTAATATCACGTGCTGCTTATCATTCGGGAGTTTCGTTATGGGAATCAAGTATACATGACGAGTTAAATGGAAAGAAGGACAAACAGCACACTTCTTCCTGA
- a CDS encoding Na(+)/H(+) antiporter subunit F1 — MMNLLLHISAVIIAVSILIALYRVAKGPSMPDRVIALDMIGINLISLVAVVSLILETTAFFEVMLLLGILAFIGTVAFSKFIEKGVVIERKRD; from the coding sequence ATGATGAATTTACTGCTTCACATTTCTGCTGTTATTATCGCTGTTTCGATATTAATAGCCTTGTACCGGGTCGCTAAAGGTCCTTCTATGCCTGATCGTGTTATTGCTCTAGATATGATAGGCATTAATTTAATAAGCTTGGTAGCCGTTGTTTCGCTTATTTTAGAAACGACAGCATTTTTCGAAGTTATGCTTCTGCTTGGTATTTTAGCATTTATTGGTACGGTTGCATTCTCCAAATTTATAGAAAAGGGTGTTGTCATTGAGCGTAAACGAGATTAG